The proteins below are encoded in one region of Williamsoniiplasma luminosum:
- the guaA gene encoding glutamine-hydrolyzing GMP synthase produces MKNTQIIILDFGSQYTQLLARRIRELHVYVEVIDYEITAAELKAYQNLKGIIFSGGPASTYQTDAYQIDQQIYNLDLPILGICYGMQLLAHDFDGVVQQAQKQEFGRATISISIHNALTKDIPKDSIVWMSHADHIDKMPKDFEIIGTSKNSIALIKHETKEFYGIQFHPEVTQSEYGTVLLKNFIFNICQVNQDWYLEDFIEQTIANIKATVKDQKVVLGLSGGVDSSVSAVLIQKAIQEQLTCVFVDHGLLRKNEANEVIEFYEKHFQMKIVKIDASEMFYQHLKGVVDPEQKRKVIGKLFIDVFTNYIEEHNQEITFLAQGTIYPDIIESSKKGHSSKTIKSHHNVGGLPKDLKLTLLEPIKDLFKDEVRQIGQSLGIADQLINRHPFPGPGLGIRIIGEVTKAKCDLLREVDAIFIEELRKKKLYNKVSQAFATLLPVKTVGVMGDNRTYENLVALRSVDSIDFMTAQASHLPWKFIDHVVGRIINEVEGVNRVVYDVTSKPPGTIEWE; encoded by the coding sequence ATGAAAAATACACAAATTATTATTTTAGATTTTGGAAGTCAATACACCCAACTCCTTGCTCGTCGAATTCGTGAATTACATGTTTATGTTGAAGTTATTGATTATGAAATTACAGCTGCAGAATTAAAAGCATATCAAAATTTAAAGGGAATAATTTTTTCAGGTGGTCCGGCTAGTACTTATCAAACAGATGCTTATCAAATTGATCAGCAAATTTATAATTTAGATTTACCAATTTTAGGAATTTGCTATGGAATGCAACTTTTAGCCCATGACTTTGATGGGGTTGTGCAACAAGCACAAAAACAAGAATTTGGGCGTGCTACAATTTCAATTTCGATTCACAACGCTTTAACCAAAGATATTCCCAAAGACTCAATTGTGTGAATGAGTCATGCTGATCATATTGATAAAATGCCAAAAGATTTTGAAATTATTGGAACTTCAAAAAATTCAATTGCCTTGATTAAGCATGAAACCAAAGAATTCTATGGCATTCAATTTCACCCTGAAGTGACCCAATCAGAATACGGAACAGTGCTTTTAAAGAATTTTATTTTTAATATTTGCCAAGTCAATCAAGATTGATATCTTGAAGATTTTATCGAACAAACAATCGCTAACATCAAAGCAACAGTTAAAGACCAAAAAGTTGTTTTAGGATTATCTGGGGGAGTTGATTCTTCGGTGAGTGCTGTGTTAATTCAAAAAGCCATTCAAGAACAACTAACTTGTGTTTTTGTTGATCATGGTTTGCTTCGTAAAAACGAAGCAAACGAAGTGATTGAATTTTATGAAAAGCATTTTCAAATGAAGATTGTCAAAATTGATGCTAGTGAAATGTTTTATCAACATTTAAAAGGTGTTGTTGATCCTGAACAAAAACGGAAAGTTATTGGTAAGTTATTTATTGATGTTTTTACCAATTACATTGAAGAACATAACCAAGAAATTACTTTTTTAGCCCAAGGAACCATTTATCCCGATATTATTGAATCCTCAAAAAAAGGACATAGTTCAAAAACAATTAAATCACACCACAATGTTGGAGGATTGCCTAAAGATTTAAAATTAACTTTGTTAGAACCAATTAAAGATTTATTTAAAGATGAAGTTCGTCAAATTGGTCAAAGTTTAGGCATTGCTGATCAACTAATTAATCGTCATCCATTCCCAGGTCCTGGTTTAGGAATTAGAATCATTGGGGAAGTGACAAAAGCAAAATGTGATTTACTTCGTGAAGTTGATGCAATATTTATTGAAGAATTAAGAAAAAAGAAATTATACAATAAAGTTTCTCAAGCATTTGCCACCTTACTACCTGTTAAAACAGTCGGAGTGATGGGAGATAATCGCACATATGAAAATCTAGTGGCTTTGAGAAGTGTTGATTCAATTGATTTTATGACTGCTCAAGCTTCACATCTACCTTGAAAATTTATTGATCATGTTGTTGGACGCATTATTAATGAAGTTGAAGGGGTAAATCGTGTGGTTTATGACGTGACGTCAAAACCACCAGGAACGATTGAATGAGAATAA
- a CDS encoding Fic family protein yields MKDYLKYWKEDIGFNSNSIENEELTKEQYLSYFYQNQEVQEYYSVANKNLNNAFLETLNGKRIKEIFTELEIFNFKNAVDFVEQNFFYNKTKIDNRYIKQISEILLENFNMNIFSRTFVNALMPIWDKKTQEQIYPNLIGEYRTTGLEKMKANGERLVFMNPNFIESNMNKNLERYNKVLLDPLSTEIKKVDAALLFHLNFEFIHPFAEGNGRTGRLVLDSMFFEQNIFPINIKNKRNHEKYLNILSTTLSDKEKQKDWTLFEEMPTDFKEFFYELIFEESNNLSEKGLISKEVKKQFFSTQNLLKQIYEYHQNKNIELEL; encoded by the coding sequence ATGAAAGATTATCTAAAATATTGAAAAGAAGATATTGGTTTTAATTCAAATTCTATTGAAAATGAAGAATTGACTAAAGAACAATATCTTTCATATTTTTATCAAAATCAAGAAGTGCAGGAATATTATTCAGTAGCTAATAAAAATTTAAATAACGCTTTCTTAGAAACGTTGAATGGTAAAAGAATTAAAGAGATTTTTACTGAATTAGAAATCTTTAATTTTAAAAATGCCGTAGATTTTGTTGAACAAAATTTTTTTTATAATAAAACAAAAATTGACAATAGATATATCAAACAAATTAGTGAGATATTATTAGAAAATTTTAATATGAATATTTTTAGTAGAACGTTCGTTAATGCTTTGATGCCAATTTGAGATAAAAAAACTCAAGAACAAATATATCCGAATTTAATTGGAGAATATAGAACGACTGGTTTGGAAAAAATGAAAGCAAATGGAGAAAGGTTAGTTTTTATGAATCCTAATTTTATAGAATCTAACATGAATAAAAATTTGGAAAGATATAACAAAGTTTTATTAGATCCATTATCCACAGAAATCAAGAAAGTTGATGCTGCATTATTATTTCATCTAAATTTCGAATTTATTCATCCATTTGCAGAAGGGAATGGAAGAACTGGTAGATTAGTTTTGGATTCTATGTTTTTTGAACAAAACATATTTCCAATTAATATAAAAAATAAAAGAAATCACGAAAAATACTTAAATATTTTGAGCACAACATTAAGCGATAAAGAAAAACAAAAAGATTGAACTTTATTCGAAGAAATGCCAACTGATTTTAAAGAATTTTTCTATGAATTAATTTTCGAAGAATCTAATAATCTAAGTGAAAAAGGTTTAATTTCTAAGGAAGTTAAAAAACAATTTTTTTCAACTCAAAATTTATTAAAACAAATATATGAATATCATCAAAATAAAAATATTGAATTAGAACTTTAG
- a CDS encoding MSC_0882 family membrane protein, protein MDFSNKKNNNLNPVQPDKTPVYVNDANIKNPYQQSQFSNQNLSNQNLAENLGFNQPIHNQTRPNFTKKQLENAEIPNQIAKEIRLQKLSLTGIIFIGFVLLFISAFFVLVHYLAPIVNDSQLKIPLKFIPHPAVMIILMIFSLLFFLIGLIDFNHLRIGLKSYKTDLLMGVEKIPYFLVRNYKALVARPIYMNWISFSIYLWGGIIIGIFFIIKTATKDNPSMNTEIIIMISILASTLFIHIISLFFTRARKGNISAYYGYEIVPFDQVKDIRKRTNRICMVIFFVFLTLVLFIVIIPWMIVRKNKNKPIIPFI, encoded by the coding sequence ATGGACTTCTCTAATAAAAAGAATAACAACTTAAATCCGGTTCAACCTGACAAAACACCTGTTTATGTGAATGATGCCAACATCAAAAATCCATATCAACAAAGTCAATTTTCCAACCAAAATTTGAGCAATCAAAATTTGGCTGAAAATTTAGGATTTAACCAACCAATTCATAATCAAACAAGACCTAATTTTACAAAAAAACAATTAGAAAATGCTGAAATCCCGAATCAAATTGCTAAAGAAATTCGTTTGCAAAAACTTTCTTTAACCGGCATTATTTTTATTGGTTTTGTGCTTTTATTTATTTCGGCATTTTTTGTTTTAGTGCATTATTTAGCCCCAATCGTGAATGATTCACAACTTAAAATCCCGTTAAAGTTTATCCCTCATCCAGCTGTGATGATTATTTTAATGATCTTTTCATTACTTTTCTTTTTAATTGGTTTAATTGATTTTAACCATTTAAGAATTGGGTTAAAAAGTTATAAAACCGATTTGCTAATGGGGGTTGAAAAAATTCCTTACTTTTTGGTGAGAAATTATAAGGCTTTAGTTGCTCGTCCAATTTATATGAATTGAATTTCATTTAGTATTTATTTATGAGGTGGAATTATTATCGGAATTTTCTTTATTATTAAAACAGCGACAAAAGATAATCCTTCAATGAACACTGAAATTATTATTATGATTTCAATTTTAGCTTCAACACTTTTTATTCACATTATTTCGTTATTTTTTACAAGAGCTCGCAAAGGTAATATTAGTGCATATTATGGTTATGAAATTGTACCTTTTGATCAAGTTAAAGATATTCGTAAAAGAACTAACCGCATTTGCATGGTAATCTTCTTTGTCTTCTTAACATTGGTTTTATTCATTGTGATCATTCCTTGAATGATTGTCAGAAAAAATAAAAATAAACCAATAATTCCGTTCATTTAA
- a CDS encoding TIGR04561 family membrane protein produces the protein MFLSSLEVFGLNVPLSILVYVFSIMAGLTLLIYILNLVFRKIKQETTNNEELENIKKIELGKQNVDNEIQSILKDRKKGKKWTSLIKRITT, from the coding sequence ATGTTTTTATCGTCATTAGAAGTCTTCGGACTCAATGTTCCATTATCAATTTTGGTATATGTTTTTAGTATCATGGCCGGTTTAACCTTGCTGATTTACATCTTGAATTTAGTTTTTCGTAAGATCAAACAAGAAACAACCAACAATGAAGAATTAGAAAATATTAAAAAAATTGAACTAGGGAAACAAAACGTGGACAACGAAATTCAATCAATTCTGAAAGATAGAAAGAAAGGCAAAAAATGGACTTCTCTAATAAAAAGAATAACAACTTAA
- the nadE gene encoding NAD(+) synthase — MKLAKYLDDLVEWIQQSVKAAHADGVIVGLSGGIDSAVVANLAKKAFPNNYLTVWMPIASSQEDWTCQEAIVQANDLNCVTVDLLETFKQIEKTMTKTNVELAPLALANTKARLRMSTLYALGQSKKYLVLGTDNWDEWHIGYFTKYGDGGVDLVPLIHLLKREVRQAAKLLNVPEVIIDRAPTAGLWTNQTDEDEIGLSYDVIDDYLIGKNKDVNVEQRLQHLHAISEHKRNLAAKPKEFLRD; from the coding sequence ATGAAATTAGCAAAATATTTAGATGATCTTGTTGAATGAATTCAACAAAGTGTCAAAGCCGCACATGCTGATGGAGTTATTGTTGGATTAAGTGGGGGTATTGATTCGGCAGTTGTGGCCAATTTGGCCAAAAAAGCTTTTCCCAATAATTATTTAACCGTTTGGATGCCAATTGCTTCAAGTCAAGAAGATTGAACATGCCAAGAAGCAATTGTTCAAGCAAATGATTTAAATTGTGTGACTGTTGATTTGCTTGAAACATTCAAGCAAATCGAAAAAACAATGACTAAAACCAATGTTGAACTTGCCCCACTTGCTTTAGCAAACACTAAAGCCCGATTAAGAATGTCAACTTTATATGCTTTGGGTCAATCAAAAAAATATTTAGTTCTAGGAACTGATAATTGAGATGAATGACATATTGGTTATTTTACGAAGTATGGTGATGGAGGAGTTGATCTTGTACCATTAATTCATTTACTAAAACGTGAAGTCAGACAAGCTGCTAAACTGTTGAATGTCCCTGAAGTGATCATCGACCGTGCTCCCACTGCTGGATTATGAACCAATCAAACTGATGAAGATGAAATTGGGTTGAGTTATGATGTGATTGATGATTATTTAATCGGAAAAAACAAAGATGTAAATGTTGAACAACGCCTTCAACATTTACATGCAATTAGTGAACATAAACGTAATTTAGCTGCAAAACCAAAAGAATTTTTAAGAGATTAG
- the obgE gene encoding GTPase ObgE yields MKFIDNAKFMIKAGKGGDGAVSFRHELYVAEGGPNGGDGGNGGDIIFIGDSGKQSLLDLKVQKIYKAEDGEKGDIKNMHGAAGKDRVIKVPTGTVLFDAKTGAMLVDIDEHDKTVIVAKGGKGGKGNARFANSRNKAPTIFEAGELGQEFEVRAELKVLADVGFVGLPNAGKSTLLRAISNSKPEVADYAFTTLNPQLGVAKAQSGETFIVADLPGLIEGASLGKGLGHEFLKHIERCRVICHVIDWTGNYGQENIIKNYELIRKELLDYNLNLDKRPEIIVANKMDQDEAQINMLDEDILAYFKDKKLVQVSGLKRQNTSQLLNMIAEELKTAKMIPLWELGETQNPDFKLYTLDEPVVDIQIMNKGNGRWEVSGDSVFRVFQKTPITTHDNLLLFNEKMKKLGIYEQLRNRGAKKGDIVKVFDYELEWLD; encoded by the coding sequence ATGAAATTTATTGATAATGCTAAGTTTATGATTAAAGCTGGTAAAGGTGGAGATGGAGCCGTCAGTTTTCGTCATGAACTTTATGTCGCTGAAGGTGGTCCGAATGGTGGAGATGGTGGAAATGGTGGAGACATCATTTTTATTGGTGACAGCGGAAAACAATCATTATTAGATTTAAAAGTCCAAAAAATTTATAAAGCTGAAGATGGTGAAAAAGGCGATATTAAAAATATGCATGGAGCTGCTGGAAAAGATAGAGTTATTAAAGTTCCGACTGGAACTGTTCTTTTTGATGCTAAAACTGGAGCGATGTTAGTTGATATTGATGAACATGATAAAACAGTGATTGTTGCAAAAGGTGGCAAAGGTGGCAAAGGAAATGCGCGTTTTGCCAATTCTAGAAACAAAGCTCCAACCATTTTTGAAGCAGGTGAACTTGGTCAAGAATTTGAAGTTAGAGCAGAATTAAAAGTTTTGGCTGATGTTGGTTTTGTTGGTTTACCAAATGCTGGTAAATCAACTTTGCTAAGAGCAATTTCTAATTCTAAACCTGAAGTTGCTGATTACGCTTTCACCACTTTAAATCCTCAACTTGGTGTGGCAAAAGCCCAAAGTGGTGAAACATTTATTGTCGCTGATTTACCTGGTTTAATTGAAGGAGCAAGTTTAGGAAAAGGACTTGGTCATGAATTTTTAAAACATATTGAACGTTGTCGTGTAATTTGTCATGTGATTGATTGAACTGGAAATTATGGTCAAGAAAACATTATTAAAAATTATGAATTAATTCGCAAAGAATTATTAGATTACAATTTAAATCTTGATAAACGTCCTGAAATTATTGTGGCGAACAAAATGGATCAAGATGAAGCCCAAATTAATATGTTGGATGAAGATATTTTAGCTTACTTTAAAGATAAAAAACTTGTTCAAGTTTCAGGTTTAAAAAGACAAAACACGAGTCAATTATTAAATATGATTGCCGAAGAATTGAAAACTGCTAAAATGATTCCGTTATGAGAATTAGGTGAAACTCAAAATCCAGATTTCAAACTTTATACCCTTGATGAACCAGTTGTTGATATTCAAATTATGAATAAAGGGAATGGTCGATGAGAAGTTTCTGGTGATTCTGTTTTTAGAGTGTTTCAAAAAACCCCAATCACCACTCATGATAACTTACTATTGTTTAATGAAAAAATGAAAAAGCTTGGAATTTATGAGCAACTAAGAAATCGTGGTGCCAAAAAAGGTGATATTGTTAAAGTCTTTGATTATGAATTAGAATGATTGGACTAA
- a CDS encoding APC family permease, which translates to MKNKKKLFEFLTIFTAVVGTMVGAGIYVKNDNINGHVLGNVQNPILAIILWAIMAVVLLFTIIVFLEIASSTKKDGHGTLANWVNKFLNRRVASAVSIFFTFVYLPMNYAFFSTLIIQYLMDAAHVTLTQNQSFILYLTAPAIFILGLGAINAYARNIGKHIQIFGTFFKFIPLFLVFIAFIVPDKTWGVLLGTNQDPGTGNSWSTSFENIDGVKVLSGFAPILFAFNGFIYAANMQSETENKDVVAKGILFGVIFTGAFYVLIALALFLGSKNGSVVSFFEYLFSGFKNVETVDPTTKSVAILLSNLILVSVSFLGVNSYNLTGTNNIYTDSQTGILWSNSKFIKRAHSGMFQSLLGLIYLFIWIPISISSGKKPGYMLDQMSNFGAVISFTIYTLLVVLAMINRKTQKVEVDKIKNGVFWVSSIISTLMLVFIIGFQFYDYFSSSEMIKPIMAGIVIGLIVIIWTINEILLWKKPINLEKIIKAKNEYEQKESIIKKRKLKEVV; encoded by the coding sequence ATGAAGAATAAGAAAAAACTCTTTGAGTTTTTAACCATTTTTACAGCTGTTGTCGGAACAATGGTTGGAGCTGGAATTTATGTTAAAAACGACAATATTAATGGTCATGTTTTAGGAAATGTTCAAAACCCAATTTTAGCAATTATTTTATGAGCAATCATGGCTGTTGTTTTGTTGTTCACAATTATTGTTTTTTTAGAAATTGCTAGTTCAACAAAAAAAGATGGTCATGGAACACTTGCCAATTGAGTCAACAAGTTTTTAAATCGTCGTGTTGCAAGTGCGGTTAGCATTTTTTTCACCTTTGTTTATTTACCAATGAACTATGCTTTCTTTTCCACTTTAATCATTCAATATTTAATGGATGCTGCTCACGTGACATTGACTCAAAATCAAAGTTTTATTTTATATTTAACAGCCCCAGCAATTTTTATTCTTGGATTGGGTGCGATTAATGCATATGCAAGAAATATTGGTAAACATATTCAAATTTTTGGGACTTTTTTCAAATTTATTCCTTTATTTCTAGTCTTTATTGCCTTTATTGTTCCAGACAAAACTTGAGGTGTACTTTTAGGAACCAATCAAGATCCTGGGACTGGTAATTCATGGTCAACGAGTTTTGAAAATATTGATGGAGTGAAAGTTTTGTCTGGTTTTGCCCCGATTTTATTTGCTTTTAATGGTTTTATTTATGCTGCTAATATGCAATCAGAAACCGAAAACAAGGATGTTGTTGCCAAAGGAATTTTATTTGGTGTGATATTCACTGGAGCATTTTATGTTTTAATTGCCCTTGCTTTATTTTTAGGTTCAAAAAATGGAAGTGTTGTCAGTTTTTTTGAATATTTATTTTCTGGTTTTAAAAACGTTGAAACAGTTGATCCAACAACCAAAAGTGTTGCTATTTTATTATCTAATTTAATTTTAGTTTCAGTCTCATTTTTAGGAGTTAATTCTTATAATCTAACTGGAACGAATAACATTTATACTGATTCACAAACCGGAATTCTTTGATCGAATTCCAAATTTATCAAACGTGCACATTCAGGAATGTTTCAGTCATTGCTTGGATTAATCTATTTATTTATTTGAATTCCAATTTCAATTTCATCAGGTAAAAAACCTGGATATATGCTTGATCAAATGTCAAACTTTGGGGCTGTGATTAGTTTTACGATTTACACCCTTTTAGTGGTTTTAGCAATGATCAATCGGAAAACTCAAAAAGTCGAAGTTGATAAGATAAAAAATGGTGTTTTTTGAGTTTCATCCATCATTTCAACCTTAATGCTTGTTTTTATTATTGGTTTTCAATTTTATGATTATTTTTCCTCAAGTGAAATGATTAAACCAATTATGGCTGGGATTGTGATTGGTTTAATTGTCATTATTTGAACAATTAATGAAATTTTATTATGGAAAAAACCAATCAATCTGGAAAAAATAATCAAAGCAAAAAATGAGTATGAACAAAAAGAAAGTATAATTAAGAAAAGAAAACTTAAAGAGGTAGTGTAA
- a CDS encoding DUF3196 family protein, with the protein MIIFFRKEFVTMFYEELKQELELLKQQKDFSAALKLIEQELQMPYVPHEFEQYLINLKQEITSEMMSEQTRNQKQYDVKELIKMLNDEQDLASQALAIKALEHINVRPILTEIEHYLMNAIMPDENKTLILFILNAQQINQSVKMQKTNGFYTLNPMELQINQFNQNFDQVVLMIENAIGNENPSISQIACSSALIFMLINFPAPNQIAANNLAAAMIKQAHEFLGLELNYPELKTMINFDQAMVEIILGGTNEQN; encoded by the coding sequence ATGATTATTTTTTTTAGAAAGGAATTTGTAACAATGTTTTATGAAGAATTAAAACAAGAATTAGAATTATTGAAACAACAAAAAGATTTTTCTGCAGCTTTAAAATTGATTGAACAAGAATTACAAATGCCTTATGTGCCCCACGAATTTGAGCAATATTTAATCAATTTAAAACAAGAAATAACTTCTGAAATGATGAGCGAACAAACTCGCAATCAAAAACAATATGATGTCAAAGAATTAATTAAGATGTTAAATGATGAACAAGATTTAGCAAGTCAAGCTTTAGCAATCAAAGCCTTAGAACATATTAATGTGCGTCCGATTTTAACAGAAATTGAACACTATTTAATGAATGCAATAATGCCTGATGAAAATAAAACCTTGATTTTATTTATTCTTAATGCCCAACAAATTAATCAATCAGTTAAGATGCAAAAAACTAATGGTTTTTACACTCTTAATCCGATGGAATTACAAATTAATCAATTCAATCAAAACTTTGATCAAGTTGTATTGATGATTGAAAATGCGATTGGTAATGAAAATCCAAGCATTAGTCAAATCGCATGTTCATCAGCTTTAATCTTCATGTTGATTAATTTTCCAGCTCCCAACCAAATTGCTGCAAACAATCTAGCAGCTGCAATGATCAAACAAGCTCATGAATTTTTAGGATTAGAATTAAACTATCCAGAATTAAAAACAATGATCAATTTCGACCAAGCAATGGTCGAAATAATTTTAGGAGGAACCAATGAACAAAATTAA
- the trmFO gene encoding methylenetetrahydrofolate--tRNA-(uracil(54)-C(5))-methyltransferase (FADH(2)-oxidizing) TrmFO: protein MKTKVQVIGAGLAGCEISHYLAQKGYFVTLFESKNVKPNPVQVSKTFAELVCSNSLRSNEITNAVGTLKAEMRLLGSLVIEAAEFAQVPAGASLAVDRVKFSDYITTKIKNNPSIEVVEKEVVDFDASIPTIIATGPLTTPDFQTKIQTLLGTDDFYFFDAVAPIVKKESIDMNKVFRKNRYEKGETSDYLNCPMNKDEYTKFYQELIHGEVAISHLAGEAELKYFEGCMPVEAMAKRGEQTLLFGPMKPKGLRNLDGANNYAVVQLRQDDAKDSLYNLVGFQTNLKWPEQKRIFQLIPGLENAEFVRYGVMHKNNFINSPKLLNLGLQLKTNPNIFFAGQITGVEGYVESSVTGIISAINLDRWLKGLELLTPPSTTVTGALIHYINNASNTDFQPMKANWGIVDDIPDLNKRENKVLKKTLLHERAIEDLQKYLNKI from the coding sequence ATGAAAACAAAAGTCCAAGTGATTGGGGCTGGATTAGCGGGATGCGAAATTAGTCACTATCTTGCTCAAAAAGGCTATTTTGTGACGCTTTTTGAATCAAAAAACGTCAAACCAAATCCAGTTCAAGTTTCGAAAACTTTTGCTGAATTAGTTTGTTCAAATTCTTTGCGCAGTAATGAAATTACTAACGCTGTGGGAACTTTAAAAGCAGAAATGCGATTGCTTGGTTCTTTGGTGATTGAAGCTGCTGAATTTGCTCAAGTTCCAGCTGGTGCTAGTCTGGCAGTTGATCGTGTTAAATTTTCAGATTACATCACAACTAAAATTAAAAACAATCCCAGCATTGAAGTTGTTGAAAAAGAAGTTGTTGATTTTGATGCTTCAATTCCGACAATTATTGCCACAGGTCCATTAACCACTCCAGATTTTCAAACCAAAATTCAAACATTACTTGGAACTGATGATTTTTATTTTTTTGATGCCGTGGCCCCAATTGTTAAAAAAGAATCAATTGATATGAATAAAGTTTTTCGTAAAAATCGTTACGAAAAAGGTGAAACCTCAGACTATTTAAATTGTCCAATGAACAAAGATGAATATACTAAATTTTATCAAGAATTAATTCACGGAGAAGTGGCAATCAGTCATTTAGCAGGAGAAGCTGAATTAAAATATTTTGAAGGTTGTATGCCAGTTGAAGCGATGGCAAAACGTGGTGAACAAACACTTTTATTTGGTCCAATGAAACCTAAAGGTTTAAGAAATTTAGATGGGGCAAATAATTATGCCGTTGTCCAATTAAGACAAGATGATGCCAAAGACAGTTTGTATAATCTTGTTGGTTTTCAAACCAACTTAAAATGACCAGAGCAAAAACGTATTTTTCAATTAATTCCAGGATTGGAAAATGCTGAATTTGTCAGGTATGGAGTGATGCATAAAAACAACTTCATTAATTCGCCTAAATTATTAAATCTAGGTCTACAATTAAAAACTAATCCCAACATCTTTTTTGCAGGTCAAATCACGGGCGTTGAAGGTTATGTTGAATCAAGTGTGACTGGAATTATTAGCGCAATTAACTTAGATCGTTGATTAAAGGGATTAGAACTTTTAACCCCACCATCAACAACAGTCACCGGGGCTTTGATTCATTATATTAATAATGCCTCAAACACTGATTTTCAGCCAATGAAAGCCAATTGAGGGATTGTTGATGATATTCCTGATCTCAACAAAAGAGAAAATAAGGTTTTGAAAAAAACACTCTTACACGAACGAGCAATTGAAGATCTTCAAAAATATCTGAATAAAATCTAG